A genomic region of Mugil cephalus isolate CIBA_MC_2020 chromosome 5, CIBA_Mcephalus_1.1, whole genome shotgun sequence contains the following coding sequences:
- the znf185 gene encoding zinc finger protein 185 isoform X1: MTSVLPGSFLLSEHEMSLPTGDVACESPHSCVPRCAVAVLFPFASLRSKKLTVRRDRWPENTENTENTEERSSMSKEGDRAAVFRTTKVRTKLKGDASWLQRSKEPETEAQEEKPWVAEVRASRLNGAPIETSPVSSPTEPTPPKTDTERAPASGYLIRGVFTKLDQPAPSATSNGHSKTTQFTKKPSETYKRIAPHTVRPSLEKQEGQLSFEEQERRTEAASNVLKRSAVRHRSYVLSAAKKYESKENEPETSVDSTLVSFVAKRVEITDDDDTDGTPAPASAAPPSPVVPATSVAPAPEPSPQKIVDAVVKTSAEAAVKEAPKVEEAAPEPVKEEPTPAPVTEKDPFEGMKPGCTKVDTPLPELVVGCVPAAATKPEQEDSGHAAAPLVELCPPSQSDETPAPSSAVAESPAPVSVVAARKVETKVEPEVKSEPEPEPEPAKAAVQPEPEPEPEPKAQPSPAVDTLAALSDTLIGFDTSSPSSKDDEPALAKEEGGSADSPTTGNSTEEEPAPAISNCVPITDDLLGFTDGPEEPAEPVPPSPGRWSQDLLSELESEPVPEKSSGPLDLLANDIIEFNTEARSLSTQQEEEEQTDETAKETQSEEHNADPWSSRVTNVVTESSSADPFDPYPIGTTSPNSSSDLLQPLSHISINSPPRTSTEDSILTPENNALVSLADDIIPINTDTSSTQRSWARTWEVSAPQQADAEESQDAEPEPEPEAEGQDEDQHTLIKFERKSTENDSPWDRWTSPTVYTVTTEEDEEEEEEAEEESPEDVQTVTTTTIREIYNEPEPEPAMDRYEPYSRTVKEEEQRVQTPEPKKGFVYVKEYVNATELSLHNPRDTIDGGLDYLSSSSATYSYSSPTAYSRAPLASTCTYCGEQVGNDAKITIEHLNINCHPACFKCGVCSKPMGDLLHSMFLHGGTVHCESCYATVN; encoded by the exons gtggcccgaaaacacagaaaacaccgAAAACACAGAAGAGAGATCAAGCATGTCAAAAG aGGGAGATAGAGCAGCTGTGTTTCGCACCACCAAAGTTCGGACCAAGCTGAAGGGAGACGCCAGCTGGTTGCAGCGCAGCAAGGAACCTGAGACTGAAGCCCAGGAGGAGAAACCATG GGTGGCAGAAGTAAGAGCCAGTCGTTTGAATGGAGCCCCCATTGAGACCAGTCCGGTGTCTTCACCAACAGAACCCACGCCGCCCAAGACGGACACCGAAAG AGCACCAGCATCAGGATACCTGATCAG aGGCGTTTTCACAAAACTCGACCAGCCCGCCCCGTCCGCAACATCCAACGGCCACAG caaaacaacacagttcACCAAAAAACCTTCGGAGACCTACAAGagaat AGCCCCTCACACCGTGAGACCTTCCCTGGAGAAGCAGGAGGGCCAGCTGAGCTTCGAGGAGCAGGAGAGGCG GACGGAGGCGGCCAGCAATGTTCTGAAGAGATCAGCAGTCAGGCATCGGTCTTACGTGCTTTCTGCCGCTAAGAAATATGA GTCCAAAGAAAATGAGCCTGAGACATCAGTGGACAGCACCCTTGTGTCATTTGTGGCCAAGAG GGTGGAGATTACCGACGATGATGACACCGATGGGACTCCAGCACCTGCCAGCGctgcccctccctcccccgttGTTCCCGCAACATCCGTCGCCCCCGCGCCTGAGCCCAGTCCGCAGAAAAT AGTCGATGCCGTCGTTAAGACGTCGGCTGAAGCGGCGGTCAAAGAGGCTCCGAAGGTGGAGGAGGCCGCCCCGGAGCCCGTGAAAGAGGAGCCCACCCCTGCGCCCGTTACAGAAAAAGACCCATTCGAAGGCATGAAACCAGGGTGCACCAAGGTGGACACGCCTCTGCCTGAACTAGTGGTTGGGTGTGTTCCGGCTGCTGCTACCAAACCAGAACAGGAGGATTCTGGACACGCCGCTGCACCCCTGGTTGAACTTTGTCCGCCGTCGCAAAGTGATGAAACTCCAGCCCCGTCTTCAGCTGTCGCAGAATCACCTGCCCCGGTGTCTGTCGTGGCAGCAAGGAAAGTAGAAACTAAAGTTGAACCTGAAGTGAAgtcagagccagaaccagaaccagaaccagcaaaagcagcagttcagccagagccagagccagagccagagccgaAAGCTCAACCAAG CCCCGCCGTTGACACGCTCGCTGCCTTGTCCGACACCCTTATTGGATTCGACACAAGTTCTCCCAG CTCTAAGGACGATGAGCCAGCGCTGGCAAAGGAAGAGGGAGGCTCAGCGGACAGTCCCACCACAGGGAACAG CACTGAAGAGGAGCCAGCACCGGCAATCAGTAATTGTGTACCAATAACAGACGATCTCCTGGGCTTCACTGATGG TCCGGAGGAGCCCGCAGAGCCCGTTCCCCCCAGCCCGGGACGCTGGAGCCAGGATCTGCTTAGCGAACTAGAGAG TGAGCCAGTCCCAGAAAAGAGCAGTGGGCCCCTGGATCTCCTGGCCAATGATATCATTGAATTCAACACAGAGGCACGCAG CCTCAGCACACagcaagaagaggaggagcagacagATGAGACAgccaaagaaacacaaag CGAAGAGCACAATGCAGATCCCTGGAGCTCACGTGTGACAAACGTTGTCACCGAATCGAG CTCGGCTGATCCGTTTGATCCATATCCGATAGGGACCACATCCCCCAACAG CTCCTCTGACCTGCTCCAGCCCCTCTCCCACATTTCCATCAACAG TCCACCACGAACATCCACGGAGGACAGCATTTTAACTCCAGAAAA CAACGCGCTGGTATCCTTGGCAGACGACATCATCCCTATAAACACCGACACCTCAAG CACTCAGCGGTCGTGGGCACGCACGTGGGAAGTCAGCGCACCTCAGCAGGCCGACGCAGAAGAGAG CCAAGACGCGGAGCCGGAGCCCGAGCCGGAGGCGGAGGGCCAAGATGAAGATCAACACACGCTGATCAAGTTTGAGAGAAA GTCCACTGAGAATGACTCCCCGTGGGACAGATGGACCTCACCCACTGTCTATACTGTCACCactgaggaggacgaggaggaagaggaggaagcggaggaagaAAG CCCGGAGGATGTACAGACAGTCACAACCACCACTATCAG AGAGATATACAACGAGCCAGAGCCGGAGCCTGCTATGGATCG ATATGAACCCTATTCCAGGACggtgaaagaagaagagcagcgtGTCCAAACACCAGAACCCAAAAA GGGCTTCGTGTATGTGAAGGAGTACGTCAACGCAACGGAGCTGTCCTTGCACAACCCCAGAGACACAATCGACGG CGGGTTGGATTATTTGTCTTCAAGCTCCGCCACTTACTCCTACAGCAGCCCCACCGCTTACTCCAG AGCCCCGCTCGCGTCCACCTGTACGTACTGCGGAGAGCAGGTGGGCAACGACGCCAAGATTACCATCGAGCACCTAAATATCAACTGCCACCCTGCCTGCTTCAAG tGCGGCGTGTGTAGTAAGCCTATGGGAGATCTCCTCCACAGCATGTTCCTACATGGTGGGACGGTTCACTGCGAGAGCTGCTACGCCACAGTCAACTGA
- the znf185 gene encoding zinc finger protein 185 isoform X2, which translates to MTSVLPGSFLLSEHEMSLPTGDVACESPHSCVPRCAVAVLFPFASLRSKKLTVRRDRWPENTENTENTEERSSMSKEGDRAAVFRTTKVRTKLKGDASWLQRSKEPETEAQEEKPWVAEVRASRLNGAPIETSPVSSPTEPTPPKTDTERAPASGYLIRGVFTKLDQPAPSATSNGHSKTTQFTKKPSETYKRIAPHTVRPSLEKQEGQLSFEEQERRTEAASNVLKRSAVRHRSYVLSAAKKYESKENEPETSVDSTLVSFVAKRVEITDDDDTDGTPAPASAAPPSPVVPATSVAPAPEPSPQKIVDAVVKTSAEAAVKEAPKVEEAAPEPVKEEPTPAPVTEKDPFEGMKPGCTKVDTPLPELVVGCVPAAATKPEQEDSGHAAAPLVELCPPSQSDETPAPSSAVAESPAPVSVVAARKVETKVEPEVKSEPEPEPEPAKAAVQPEPEPEPEPKAQPSPAVDTLAALSDTLIGFDTSSPSSKDDEPALAKEEGGSADSPTTGNSTEEEPAPAISNCVPITDDLLGFTDGPEEPAEPVPPSPGRWSQDLLSELESEPVPEKSSGPLDLLANDIIEFNTEARSLSTQQEEEEQTDETAKETQSSADPFDPYPIGTTSPNSSSDLLQPLSHISINSPPRTSTEDSILTPENNALVSLADDIIPINTDTSSTQRSWARTWEVSAPQQADAEESQDAEPEPEPEAEGQDEDQHTLIKFERKSTENDSPWDRWTSPTVYTVTTEEDEEEEEEAEEESPEDVQTVTTTTIREIYNEPEPEPAMDRYEPYSRTVKEEEQRVQTPEPKKGFVYVKEYVNATELSLHNPRDTIDGGLDYLSSSSATYSYSSPTAYSRAPLASTCTYCGEQVGNDAKITIEHLNINCHPACFKCGVCSKPMGDLLHSMFLHGGTVHCESCYATVN; encoded by the exons gtggcccgaaaacacagaaaacaccgAAAACACAGAAGAGAGATCAAGCATGTCAAAAG aGGGAGATAGAGCAGCTGTGTTTCGCACCACCAAAGTTCGGACCAAGCTGAAGGGAGACGCCAGCTGGTTGCAGCGCAGCAAGGAACCTGAGACTGAAGCCCAGGAGGAGAAACCATG GGTGGCAGAAGTAAGAGCCAGTCGTTTGAATGGAGCCCCCATTGAGACCAGTCCGGTGTCTTCACCAACAGAACCCACGCCGCCCAAGACGGACACCGAAAG AGCACCAGCATCAGGATACCTGATCAG aGGCGTTTTCACAAAACTCGACCAGCCCGCCCCGTCCGCAACATCCAACGGCCACAG caaaacaacacagttcACCAAAAAACCTTCGGAGACCTACAAGagaat AGCCCCTCACACCGTGAGACCTTCCCTGGAGAAGCAGGAGGGCCAGCTGAGCTTCGAGGAGCAGGAGAGGCG GACGGAGGCGGCCAGCAATGTTCTGAAGAGATCAGCAGTCAGGCATCGGTCTTACGTGCTTTCTGCCGCTAAGAAATATGA GTCCAAAGAAAATGAGCCTGAGACATCAGTGGACAGCACCCTTGTGTCATTTGTGGCCAAGAG GGTGGAGATTACCGACGATGATGACACCGATGGGACTCCAGCACCTGCCAGCGctgcccctccctcccccgttGTTCCCGCAACATCCGTCGCCCCCGCGCCTGAGCCCAGTCCGCAGAAAAT AGTCGATGCCGTCGTTAAGACGTCGGCTGAAGCGGCGGTCAAAGAGGCTCCGAAGGTGGAGGAGGCCGCCCCGGAGCCCGTGAAAGAGGAGCCCACCCCTGCGCCCGTTACAGAAAAAGACCCATTCGAAGGCATGAAACCAGGGTGCACCAAGGTGGACACGCCTCTGCCTGAACTAGTGGTTGGGTGTGTTCCGGCTGCTGCTACCAAACCAGAACAGGAGGATTCTGGACACGCCGCTGCACCCCTGGTTGAACTTTGTCCGCCGTCGCAAAGTGATGAAACTCCAGCCCCGTCTTCAGCTGTCGCAGAATCACCTGCCCCGGTGTCTGTCGTGGCAGCAAGGAAAGTAGAAACTAAAGTTGAACCTGAAGTGAAgtcagagccagaaccagaaccagaaccagcaaaagcagcagttcagccagagccagagccagagccagagccgaAAGCTCAACCAAG CCCCGCCGTTGACACGCTCGCTGCCTTGTCCGACACCCTTATTGGATTCGACACAAGTTCTCCCAG CTCTAAGGACGATGAGCCAGCGCTGGCAAAGGAAGAGGGAGGCTCAGCGGACAGTCCCACCACAGGGAACAG CACTGAAGAGGAGCCAGCACCGGCAATCAGTAATTGTGTACCAATAACAGACGATCTCCTGGGCTTCACTGATGG TCCGGAGGAGCCCGCAGAGCCCGTTCCCCCCAGCCCGGGACGCTGGAGCCAGGATCTGCTTAGCGAACTAGAGAG TGAGCCAGTCCCAGAAAAGAGCAGTGGGCCCCTGGATCTCCTGGCCAATGATATCATTGAATTCAACACAGAGGCACGCAG CCTCAGCACACagcaagaagaggaggagcagacagATGAGACAgccaaagaaacacaaag CTCGGCTGATCCGTTTGATCCATATCCGATAGGGACCACATCCCCCAACAG CTCCTCTGACCTGCTCCAGCCCCTCTCCCACATTTCCATCAACAG TCCACCACGAACATCCACGGAGGACAGCATTTTAACTCCAGAAAA CAACGCGCTGGTATCCTTGGCAGACGACATCATCCCTATAAACACCGACACCTCAAG CACTCAGCGGTCGTGGGCACGCACGTGGGAAGTCAGCGCACCTCAGCAGGCCGACGCAGAAGAGAG CCAAGACGCGGAGCCGGAGCCCGAGCCGGAGGCGGAGGGCCAAGATGAAGATCAACACACGCTGATCAAGTTTGAGAGAAA GTCCACTGAGAATGACTCCCCGTGGGACAGATGGACCTCACCCACTGTCTATACTGTCACCactgaggaggacgaggaggaagaggaggaagcggaggaagaAAG CCCGGAGGATGTACAGACAGTCACAACCACCACTATCAG AGAGATATACAACGAGCCAGAGCCGGAGCCTGCTATGGATCG ATATGAACCCTATTCCAGGACggtgaaagaagaagagcagcgtGTCCAAACACCAGAACCCAAAAA GGGCTTCGTGTATGTGAAGGAGTACGTCAACGCAACGGAGCTGTCCTTGCACAACCCCAGAGACACAATCGACGG CGGGTTGGATTATTTGTCTTCAAGCTCCGCCACTTACTCCTACAGCAGCCCCACCGCTTACTCCAG AGCCCCGCTCGCGTCCACCTGTACGTACTGCGGAGAGCAGGTGGGCAACGACGCCAAGATTACCATCGAGCACCTAAATATCAACTGCCACCCTGCCTGCTTCAAG tGCGGCGTGTGTAGTAAGCCTATGGGAGATCTCCTCCACAGCATGTTCCTACATGGTGGGACGGTTCACTGCGAGAGCTGCTACGCCACAGTCAACTGA
- the znf185 gene encoding zinc finger protein 185 isoform X3, with translation MSKEGDRAAVFRTTKVRTKLKGDASWLQRSKEPETEAQEEKPWVAEVRASRLNGAPIETSPVSSPTEPTPPKTDTERAPASGYLIRGVFTKLDQPAPSATSNGHSKTTQFTKKPSETYKRIAPHTVRPSLEKQEGQLSFEEQERRTEAASNVLKRSAVRHRSYVLSAAKKYESKENEPETSVDSTLVSFVAKRVEITDDDDTDGTPAPASAAPPSPVVPATSVAPAPEPSPQKIVDAVVKTSAEAAVKEAPKVEEAAPEPVKEEPTPAPVTEKDPFEGMKPGCTKVDTPLPELVVGCVPAAATKPEQEDSGHAAAPLVELCPPSQSDETPAPSSAVAESPAPVSVVAARKVETKVEPEVKSEPEPEPEPAKAAVQPEPEPEPEPKAQPSPAVDTLAALSDTLIGFDTSSPSSKDDEPALAKEEGGSADSPTTGNSTEEEPAPAISNCVPITDDLLGFTDGPEEPAEPVPPSPGRWSQDLLSELESEPVPEKSSGPLDLLANDIIEFNTEARSLSTQQEEEEQTDETAKETQSEEHNADPWSSRVTNVVTESSSADPFDPYPIGTTSPNSSSDLLQPLSHISINSPPRTSTEDSILTPENNALVSLADDIIPINTDTSSTQRSWARTWEVSAPQQADAEESQDAEPEPEPEAEGQDEDQHTLIKFERKSTENDSPWDRWTSPTVYTVTTEEDEEEEEEAEEESPEDVQTVTTTTIREIYNEPEPEPAMDRYEPYSRTVKEEEQRVQTPEPKKGFVYVKEYVNATELSLHNPRDTIDGGLDYLSSSSATYSYSSPTAYSRAPLASTCTYCGEQVGNDAKITIEHLNINCHPACFKCGVCSKPMGDLLHSMFLHGGTVHCESCYATVN, from the exons ATGTCAAAAG aGGGAGATAGAGCAGCTGTGTTTCGCACCACCAAAGTTCGGACCAAGCTGAAGGGAGACGCCAGCTGGTTGCAGCGCAGCAAGGAACCTGAGACTGAAGCCCAGGAGGAGAAACCATG GGTGGCAGAAGTAAGAGCCAGTCGTTTGAATGGAGCCCCCATTGAGACCAGTCCGGTGTCTTCACCAACAGAACCCACGCCGCCCAAGACGGACACCGAAAG AGCACCAGCATCAGGATACCTGATCAG aGGCGTTTTCACAAAACTCGACCAGCCCGCCCCGTCCGCAACATCCAACGGCCACAG caaaacaacacagttcACCAAAAAACCTTCGGAGACCTACAAGagaat AGCCCCTCACACCGTGAGACCTTCCCTGGAGAAGCAGGAGGGCCAGCTGAGCTTCGAGGAGCAGGAGAGGCG GACGGAGGCGGCCAGCAATGTTCTGAAGAGATCAGCAGTCAGGCATCGGTCTTACGTGCTTTCTGCCGCTAAGAAATATGA GTCCAAAGAAAATGAGCCTGAGACATCAGTGGACAGCACCCTTGTGTCATTTGTGGCCAAGAG GGTGGAGATTACCGACGATGATGACACCGATGGGACTCCAGCACCTGCCAGCGctgcccctccctcccccgttGTTCCCGCAACATCCGTCGCCCCCGCGCCTGAGCCCAGTCCGCAGAAAAT AGTCGATGCCGTCGTTAAGACGTCGGCTGAAGCGGCGGTCAAAGAGGCTCCGAAGGTGGAGGAGGCCGCCCCGGAGCCCGTGAAAGAGGAGCCCACCCCTGCGCCCGTTACAGAAAAAGACCCATTCGAAGGCATGAAACCAGGGTGCACCAAGGTGGACACGCCTCTGCCTGAACTAGTGGTTGGGTGTGTTCCGGCTGCTGCTACCAAACCAGAACAGGAGGATTCTGGACACGCCGCTGCACCCCTGGTTGAACTTTGTCCGCCGTCGCAAAGTGATGAAACTCCAGCCCCGTCTTCAGCTGTCGCAGAATCACCTGCCCCGGTGTCTGTCGTGGCAGCAAGGAAAGTAGAAACTAAAGTTGAACCTGAAGTGAAgtcagagccagaaccagaaccagaaccagcaaaagcagcagttcagccagagccagagccagagccagagccgaAAGCTCAACCAAG CCCCGCCGTTGACACGCTCGCTGCCTTGTCCGACACCCTTATTGGATTCGACACAAGTTCTCCCAG CTCTAAGGACGATGAGCCAGCGCTGGCAAAGGAAGAGGGAGGCTCAGCGGACAGTCCCACCACAGGGAACAG CACTGAAGAGGAGCCAGCACCGGCAATCAGTAATTGTGTACCAATAACAGACGATCTCCTGGGCTTCACTGATGG TCCGGAGGAGCCCGCAGAGCCCGTTCCCCCCAGCCCGGGACGCTGGAGCCAGGATCTGCTTAGCGAACTAGAGAG TGAGCCAGTCCCAGAAAAGAGCAGTGGGCCCCTGGATCTCCTGGCCAATGATATCATTGAATTCAACACAGAGGCACGCAG CCTCAGCACACagcaagaagaggaggagcagacagATGAGACAgccaaagaaacacaaag CGAAGAGCACAATGCAGATCCCTGGAGCTCACGTGTGACAAACGTTGTCACCGAATCGAG CTCGGCTGATCCGTTTGATCCATATCCGATAGGGACCACATCCCCCAACAG CTCCTCTGACCTGCTCCAGCCCCTCTCCCACATTTCCATCAACAG TCCACCACGAACATCCACGGAGGACAGCATTTTAACTCCAGAAAA CAACGCGCTGGTATCCTTGGCAGACGACATCATCCCTATAAACACCGACACCTCAAG CACTCAGCGGTCGTGGGCACGCACGTGGGAAGTCAGCGCACCTCAGCAGGCCGACGCAGAAGAGAG CCAAGACGCGGAGCCGGAGCCCGAGCCGGAGGCGGAGGGCCAAGATGAAGATCAACACACGCTGATCAAGTTTGAGAGAAA GTCCACTGAGAATGACTCCCCGTGGGACAGATGGACCTCACCCACTGTCTATACTGTCACCactgaggaggacgaggaggaagaggaggaagcggaggaagaAAG CCCGGAGGATGTACAGACAGTCACAACCACCACTATCAG AGAGATATACAACGAGCCAGAGCCGGAGCCTGCTATGGATCG ATATGAACCCTATTCCAGGACggtgaaagaagaagagcagcgtGTCCAAACACCAGAACCCAAAAA GGGCTTCGTGTATGTGAAGGAGTACGTCAACGCAACGGAGCTGTCCTTGCACAACCCCAGAGACACAATCGACGG CGGGTTGGATTATTTGTCTTCAAGCTCCGCCACTTACTCCTACAGCAGCCCCACCGCTTACTCCAG AGCCCCGCTCGCGTCCACCTGTACGTACTGCGGAGAGCAGGTGGGCAACGACGCCAAGATTACCATCGAGCACCTAAATATCAACTGCCACCCTGCCTGCTTCAAG tGCGGCGTGTGTAGTAAGCCTATGGGAGATCTCCTCCACAGCATGTTCCTACATGGTGGGACGGTTCACTGCGAGAGCTGCTACGCCACAGTCAACTGA
- the fut11 gene encoding alpha-(1,3)-fucosyltransferase 11, with the protein MMAGRCRLLPCACLGLLAVLCWVWVSFASFADDQFHLDSVDAVDRGAFQPQSALSDMEFASVASYRGPGNSDRRSNKELPILLWWSGGLFPHFPGDTDRIDCATSSCLVTSSRKVQLYKRTTSIIFYGTDFRAYEAPLPRLRHQTWALFHEESPMNNYILSHGPGIRLFNYTATFRRESDYPLTLQWLPSLEYLLEPVAVSLEEKNRLRTEGLAPVLYMQSHCDVPSDRDRYVRELMKYIQVDSYGKCLNNKPLPEHLEDTATATGEEPRFMNFVARYKFHLALENGRCPDYMTEKLWRPLHQGCVPVYRGSSVTADWMPNDHTVILVDDFPSPKALADFLKRLDENDDEYVRYLEFKNRRRITNTRLLEALETREWGVNDMSKPNYLNGFECYVCDQENARLAAERAHRKAPEKNRPPRPKMASNSHMGCPLPSPGYGDVQDLPADDGWLQIWPQDYWQSLDQAEGLESLIRHNESDPSLLWKHIQNMAVNRGRGKH; encoded by the exons ATG ATGGCCGGTCGGTGCAGGCTGCTGCCCTGCGCGTGTCTGGGGCTGCTGGCTGTCCTCTGCTGGGTCTGGGTGTCCTTTGCCTCCTTTGCCGATGACCAGTTTCACCTGGACTCCGTGGATGCGGTGGACCGAGGAGCCTTTCAGCCCCAGAGTGCTCTGTCAGACATGGAGTTTGCTTCCGTTGCTTCGTACAGAGGACCTGGAAACAGTGACCGCCGCAGTAACAAGGagctgcccattctcctctggtGGAGCGGGGGGTTGTTCCCACACTTTCCCGGGGACACTGACCGCATTGACTGTGCCACGTCCTCCTGCCTGGTCACAAGCAGTCGCAAG GTGCAACTGTACAAACGGACAACATCCATCATCTTTTACGGGACAGACTTCCGGGCCTATGAGGCGCCGCTCCCTCGTCTCCGCCACCAGACCTGGGCCCTGTTCCACGAAGAGTCCCCCATGAACAACTACATCCTCTCGCACGGACCGGGAATCAGGCTGTTCAACTATACCGCCACTTTCCGCCGGGAGTCGGACTATCCCCTGACCCTGCAGTGGCTGCCCTCCCTGGAGTACCTGCTGGAGCCCGTGGCCGTGtccctggaggagaagaaccgACTGAGGACGGAGGGTCTGGCTCCTGTTCTCTACATGCAGTCTCACTGTGATGTGCCGTCAGATAGGGACAGATATGTCCGGGAGCTCATGAAGTACATTCAG GTGGACTCTTACGGGAAATGCTTGAACAACAAACCTCTGCCCGAGCACCTGGAGGACACGGCCACAGCCACCGGCGAGGAACCCAGGTTCATGAATTTCGTCGCCCGCTACAAGTTCCACCTGGCGCTGGAGAATGGCCGGTGTCCAGACTACATGACGGAGAAGCTGTGGCGGCCGCTCCATCAGGGCTGCGTGCCCGTCTACCGGGGCTCCTCCGTGACGGCCGACTGGATGCCCAACGACCACACGGTGATCCTCGTGGACGACTTCCCCTCGCCGAAAGCTCTCGCCGACTTTCTCAAACGCCTGGACGAGAACGACGACGAGTACGTCAGGTATCTGGAGTTCAAGAACCGCAGGCGAATTACCAACACTCGTTTGCTGGAGGCGCTGGAGACCCGCGAGTGGGGGGTTAATGACATGAGCAAACCGAACTACTTAAATGGGTTTGAATGTTACGTGTGCGACCAGGAGAACGCGCGGTTGGCGGCAGAGCGAGCGCATAGAAAGGCCCCTGAGAAGAACCGACCCCCTCGGCCTAAAATGGCCAGCAACTCCCACATGGGATGCCCACTGCCCAGTCCCGGGTACGGAGACGTCCAAGACTTGCCTGCAGATGACGG ATGGCTGCAAATATGGCCTCAGGATTACTGGCAGAGCCTGGACCAAGCAGAGGGGCTGGAGTCTCTGATAAGACACAACGAGTCAGACCCTTCGCTGCTGTGGAAGCACATCCAAAACATGGCTGtgaacagaggcagaggaaaacACTGA
- the rab9b gene encoding ras-related protein Rab-9B, with amino-acid sequence MSGKNVLLKVILLGDGGVGKSSLMNRYVTDRFDSQSFHTIGVEFLNRDLEVDGRLVTLQIWDTAGQERFKSLRTPFYRGADCCLLTFAVNDLQSFQNLGCWKKEFMYYSDVKDPERFPFVVLGNKVDMEQREVGEDEARAWCEENGCCPYFETSAKDDTNVTAAFEATVREVLAAEDQIDHTLLSSTIDLHGNRKTSRSSCC; translated from the coding sequence ATGAGTGGGAAGAACGTGCTGCTGAAAGTGATTCTCCTGGGAGACGGCGGAGTGGGCAAGTCCTCCTTGATGAACCGGTACGTCACAGACCGCTTCGACTCTCAGTCCTTTCATACCATCGGCGTGGAGTTCCTAAACCGGGACTTGGAGGTGGACGGGCGCCTGGTCACTCTTCAGATCTGGGACACGGCAGGTCAAGAGCGCTTCAAGTCGCTGCGCACGCCCTTCTACCGAGGCGCCGACTGCTGTCTGCTCACATTCGCTGTGAACGATCTGCAGAGCTTCCAGAACCTCGGCTGCTGGAAAAAGGAGTTCATGTACTACTCTGATGTTAAGGACCCTGAACGATTCCCTTTCGTGGTGCTAGGCAATAAGGTAGACATGGAGcagagggaggtgggggaggatgAAGCGCGGGCCTGGTGCGAAGAGAACGGCTGCTGTCCTTACTTTGAGACCAGTGCTAAAGATGACACTAATGTCACGGCTGCTTTTGAGGCTACTGTCAGGGAGGTCCTGGCCGCTGAGGACCAGATTGACCATACACTGCTGAGTAGTACTATTGatctccatggcaaccgcaAAACCTCTCGTTCGTCTTGCTGC